The following coding sequences lie in one Mesorhizobium sp. NZP2298 genomic window:
- a CDS encoding TadE/TadG family type IV pilus assembly protein yields the protein MIKMMRHSLDRFRRDQRGAVLVEMTLIAPLMLILSAGVFEFGNLIHDKLLMEAGLDDAARFGARCNSQMYTDVGWSAIDCADIATNIAVYGKASLTVANGVVTDSPRVSGWQKANVTVTIGASGSCHDAVVAGVTQYRSVTPQVCIVRAAGTYPYSGVGMLSLLNIGPITLSGAHEERLIRF from the coding sequence ATGATCAAGATGATGCGCCACAGCCTCGACAGATTTCGCCGTGACCAGCGCGGGGCCGTGCTTGTCGAGATGACGCTGATCGCGCCGCTGATGCTGATCCTGTCAGCGGGCGTGTTCGAATTCGGCAATCTGATCCACGACAAGCTTTTGATGGAGGCCGGCCTCGACGATGCGGCTCGTTTTGGCGCTCGCTGCAACAGCCAGATGTACACCGACGTCGGTTGGTCGGCGATCGACTGCGCCGATATCGCGACGAATATCGCGGTCTACGGCAAGGCCTCGTTGACCGTGGCAAATGGCGTGGTGACGGACAGCCCGCGCGTCAGCGGCTGGCAGAAAGCGAATGTGACCGTGACCATAGGCGCCAGCGGCTCCTGCCATGACGCTGTCGTTGCCGGCGTTACCCAATATCGATCGGTGACCCCGCAAGTGTGCATCGTCAGGGCGGCGGGAACCTATCCCTATAGTGGCGTCGGCATGCTGTCGCTTCTCAATATCGGCCCGATCACCTTGAGCGGCGCCCACGAGGAGCGGTTGATCCGGTTCTGA
- a CDS encoding pilus assembly protein TadG-related protein, whose translation MLRTIRAFWRDQRGIALILVSITLPAIIGFSLLAIDMSRVNNLHNDLQKGADALALAGAAELDGTSDAITRADRALATLVANKYTFSTSGPPQTLAAAGVTRRYLKSLPTSDNLPIAAANVITDEVTDAPLARYVEIKVTPVGFAAIFPASYLTGNSASNGFNVGATAVAGFTSSVCDYTPVFMCNPYEDTSITGGVTLEQAAQSRQYRRRQIILRGDGSYAPGNFAFLSSPFGNGANELEKMLADSKPQNCYSRDGVNTEPGQNAGPVENGINSRFGINSSSYSDGPAVNVRKGAQNWDQYVTSNKVNYETDATKGVGLERDSCQIAGNCTLMGGRMGAGDWNFARYWSVNHPGRAVPAALSGTGADLPTRYEVYRYEIDPDGNPLTNDSIVGDAAVGGEKGTPPVAAGTPITTVDRRLLYGAILDCNALQASGVNFKGRATGIPVRRFGSFFVTEPIKDGKNIYVELVDITGKGGRGTLDNFLRDEAQLYR comes from the coding sequence ATGCTGCGGACCATTCGCGCATTCTGGCGCGACCAGAGGGGAATAGCGCTGATCCTCGTCAGCATTACGCTGCCGGCGATCATCGGCTTTTCGCTGCTGGCGATCGACATGAGCCGGGTGAACAATCTGCACAATGATTTGCAGAAGGGCGCGGATGCGCTGGCATTGGCAGGCGCAGCCGAACTCGATGGGACGTCTGATGCCATCACAAGAGCGGACCGTGCGTTGGCAACGCTGGTGGCCAACAAATATACGTTCTCGACATCTGGGCCGCCGCAGACATTGGCCGCCGCCGGCGTGACGAGGCGCTACCTGAAGTCGTTGCCGACCTCAGACAATCTGCCGATTGCCGCAGCCAACGTCATCACCGATGAAGTTACCGACGCACCCCTCGCTCGCTACGTCGAGATCAAGGTAACGCCGGTCGGATTCGCCGCCATTTTCCCGGCGTCATATCTCACCGGCAATTCAGCCAGCAACGGGTTCAATGTAGGCGCCACCGCCGTCGCCGGCTTCACGTCAAGCGTTTGCGACTACACGCCGGTTTTCATGTGCAACCCATACGAAGACACAAGCATCACCGGCGGCGTGACGCTGGAGCAGGCGGCGCAAAGCAGACAATATCGCCGTCGGCAAATCATCCTGCGCGGAGACGGATCCTACGCCCCTGGCAACTTCGCTTTCCTGTCTTCGCCGTTTGGCAACGGGGCCAACGAGCTCGAAAAGATGCTCGCGGACTCCAAGCCGCAGAATTGCTATTCGCGCGATGGCGTCAACACCGAGCCGGGGCAGAACGCCGGTCCCGTCGAGAACGGGATCAACTCGCGGTTCGGCATCAACTCTTCCAGTTACTCGGACGGACCTGCGGTCAATGTGCGCAAAGGCGCCCAGAACTGGGACCAGTACGTCACGAGCAATAAGGTCAACTACGAAACGGATGCCACCAAGGGAGTCGGTCTTGAACGCGACTCGTGCCAGATCGCCGGCAACTGCACATTGATGGGCGGCCGCATGGGCGCCGGCGACTGGAATTTTGCGCGCTACTGGTCTGTCAACCATCCCGGCCGCGCGGTGCCAGCGGCTCTTTCGGGCACAGGCGCCGACCTGCCGACGCGATACGAAGTCTATCGCTACGAGATCGACCCTGACGGCAATCCTCTCACCAATGACAGCATTGTCGGCGACGCTGCCGTCGGCGGCGAAAAAGGCACCCCACCTGTAGCGGCAGGTACTCCGATCACCACCGTCGACCGCCGCCTGCTCTACGGCGCGATCCTGGACTGCAATGCGCTTCAGGCCAGCGGCGTGAATTTCAAGGGTCGAGCGACAGGTATTCCCGTCAGGCGCTTTGGCAGTTTCTTCGTTACCGAGCCGATCAAGGACGGCAAGAATATCTATGTCGAGCTGGTCGACATCACCGGCAAGGGCGGACGCGGGACACTCGACAATTTCCTGCGCGACGAAGCGCAGCTCTATCGGTGA